The proteins below come from a single Ictalurus furcatus strain D&B chromosome 27, Billie_1.0, whole genome shotgun sequence genomic window:
- the ccnt2b gene encoding cyclin-T2b: protein MATVLRGSTKWLFTREQIENTPSRRCGIEPDRELSYRQQAANLIQDMGQRLNVSQLTINTAIVYMHRFYMLNSFTKFHRNSIFPTTLFLAAKVEEQPRKLEHVIKVAHACLNPQEPPLDTNSNTYLQQAQELVLLETIVLQTLGFEITVDHPHTDVVRCSQLVRASKDLAQTSYFMATNSLHLTTFCLQYRPTVVACVCIHLACKWSNWEIPISSDGKHWWEYLDPTVTLQLLDQLTHEFLQILEKTPSRLKRIRNWRATQAAKRSKTESQSVGGSFQVPGHENLLVDSKADLMESMYPDVSSALFPLDTLNGLANPSSSYVQADAHSSLQGVPIGSKPQQTATNKLSLEKYREKQAAELLQRRKHGHLLPETAALASSSSSSLSAVLMSSAPSSSSLARVKYGQSGQEREMKSGSLKRRHPSSSSSSTENGTASQEELKMKIKMSESGGKSRHSPRSGREKHRASKHDAAHSHAHSHTTAHAHGSHHKAHRSSKSHAGSAPLPPAPGHTQLGKMDRRPGEGPSAESTAPLLLNGQHMDYADTFNMLDSLLNAHNMNY, encoded by the exons ATGGCGACGGTGCTGCGAGGCTCCACGAAATGGCTCTTCACCCGGGAACAAATCGAAAATACGCCGTCTCGCCGCTGCGGAATCGAGCCAGACCGGGAATTATCTTACCGACAACAAGCTGCCAACCTGATCCAGGACATGGGCCAGCGGCTTAACGT CTCCCAGCTCACAATCAACACTGCCATCGTCTATATGCACCGATTTTATATGCTAAACTCCTTCACAAAGTTCCACCGAAAT AGCATCTTTCCCACCACTCTATTTTTAGCTGCTAAAGTGGAAGAGCAACCCCGGAAACTTGAACACGTCATTAAAGTGGCACACGCCTGTCTTAATCCGCAAGAACCTCCACTGGACACCAATAGCAAT ACGTACCTCCAACAAGCACAAGAGCTGGTGCTTCTAGAAACCATAGTGCTGCAAACACTGG GCTTTGAGATTACTGTAGATCATCCACACACAGATGTGGTGAGATGTTCCCAGCTAGTGCGAG CGAGCAAGGACTTGGCCCAGACCTCCTATTTCATGGCTACCAACAG TCTGCACCTGACCACGTTCTGCCTGCAGTACAGACCCACGGTGGTGGCGTGCGTGTGCATCCACCTGGCCTGCAAATGGTCGaactgggagattcccatctcgTCGGACGGTAAACACTGGTGGGAGTATTTGGACCCCACAGTCACCCTGCAGCTTCTAGACC AGTTAACGCACGAGTTTCTACAGATTTTGGAGAAGACACCCAGCAGGTTGAAAAGGATCAGAAACTGGCGG GCCACTCAAGCTGCTAAAAGGTCCAAAACAGAGAGCCAGTCGGTGGGGGGCTCCTTTCAGGTTCCTGGCCACGAGAACCTGCTGGTTGACAGTAAGGCTGATTTGATGGAGAGCATGTACCCGGATGTGTCCTCCGCTTTGTTCCCGTTAGACACCCTCAACGGCCTCGCCAACCCGAGCTCCTCGTACGTCCAGGCCGACGCCCACTCGAGCTTACAGGGAGTACCAATCGGCAGCAAGCCGCAACAAACAGCCACCAATAAACTGAGTCTGGAGAAGTACAGGGAGAAACAAGCGGCCGAGCTGCTGCAGCGCCGCAAACACGGCCACCTGCTGCCTGAAACCGCGGCTCTGGCTTCGTCGTCATCGTCGTCTTTATCGGCGGTGCTGATGTCCTCAGCGCCATCATCTTCCTCGTTGGCACGGGTTAAATATGGTCAGTCCGGGCAGGAACGGGAGATGAAGAGTGGCTCACTGAAACGGCGTCAcccttcatcctcctcttcctccacgGAAAACGGCACAGCGAGTCAGGAGGAGCTAAAGATGAAGATCAAAATGTCCGAGAGCGGCGGTAAGAGCAGACACAGCCCTCGCTCGGGTCGGGAGAAACACCGAGCTTCGAAACACGACGCCGCGCACTCGcacgcacactctcacacaacTGCTCACGCGCATGGCAGCCACCACAAAGCTCATCGCTCCTCCAAGAGCCATGCCGGCTCTGCCCCCCTGCCCCCAGCCCCCGGCCACACCCAGCTGGGGAAGATGGACAGGAGGCCGGGGGAGGGGCCGAGTGCCGAGAGTACAGCTCCCCTGTTACTCAACGGCCAGCACATGGACTACGCAGACACGTTCAACATGCTCGACTCGCTGCTCAACGCACACAACATGAACTACTAA